From a single Ailuropoda melanoleuca isolate Jingjing chromosome 12, ASM200744v2, whole genome shotgun sequence genomic region:
- the CSNK2A2 gene encoding casein kinase II subunit alpha' encodes MEEEEAATAKLGGWGNQDDYQLVRKLGRGKYSEVFEAINITNNERVVVKILKPVKKKKIKREVKILENLRGGTNIIKLIDTVKDPVSKTPALVFEYINNTDFKQLYQILTDFDIRFYMYELLKALDYCHSKGIMHRDVKPHNVMIDHQQKKLRLIDWGLAEFYHPAQEYNVRVASRYFKGPELLVDYQMYDYSLDMWSLGCMLASMIFRKEPFFHGQDNYDQLVRIAKVLGTDELYGYLKKYHIDLDPHFNDILGQHSRKRWENFIHSENRHLVSPEALDLLDKLLRYDHQQRLTAKEAMEHPYFYPVVKEQSQPSADNAVLSSGLTAAR; translated from the exons CTGGGG TAATCAAGATGATTACCAACTGGTTCGAAAACTTGGTCGGGGAAAGTATAGTGAAGTATTTGAGGCCATTAACATCACCAACAATGAGAGAGTGGTTGTAAAAATTCTCAAG ccagtgaagaaaaagaagataaaacgAGAGGTTAAGATTCTGGAGAACCTTCGTGGTGGAACAAATATCATTAAGCTGATTGACACTGTGAAGGACCCTGTG TCAAAGACACCAGCTTTGGTATTTGAATATATCAATAATACAGATTTTAAG CAACTTTACCAGATCCTGACAGACTTCGATATCCGGTTTTATATGTATGAGCTACTTAAG GCTCTGGATTACTGCCACAGCAAGGGAATCATGCACAGGGATGTGAAACCTCACAATGTCATGATAGATCACCAACAGAAAAAG CTGCGACTGATAGACTGGGGTCTGGCAGAGTTCTACCATCCTGCTCAGGAGTACAATGTCCGTGTAGCCTCAAGGTACTTCAAGGGCCCGGAGCTCCTCGTGGACTATCAG ATGTATGATTACAGCTTGGACATGTGGAGTTTGGGCTGTATGTTAGCAAGCATGATCTTTCGAAAGGAGCCCTTCTTTCACGGACAGGACAACTATGACCAG cTTGTTCGCATTGCCAAGGTTCTGGGTACAGATGAGCTGTATGGGTATCTGAAGAAGTATCACATAGACCTAGATCCGCACTTCAACGATATCCTGGGACA ACATTCACGGAAACGCTGGGAAAACTTTATCCATAGTGAGAACAGACACCTCGTCAGCCCCGAGGCCCTAGATCTTCTGGACAAACTTCTGCGATATGACCATCAACAGAGACTGACTGCCAAAGAGGCCATGGAGCACCCGTACTTCT ACCCCGTAGTGAAGGAGCAGTCCCAGCCTTCTGCAGACAATGCTGTGCTTTCCAGTGGCCTCACGGCAGCCCGGTGA